Proteins co-encoded in one Candidatus Paracaedibacteraceae bacterium genomic window:
- a CDS encoding metal ABC transporter permease has product MIDLLGQNFVQLALIAGCLLAIPLGILGCFTLWQRMTFFGDAMGHAAISGVALGLLLNLSPEIGVLASSLVAVLILSQHQESSKLPLDTWLGMVSYGGLALGLIVLSKNPTLQINPETILFGEIFATTSRDITLILGCTLMTTVICVVFWRSLLTLSINEDLAKTQTINVRLMKAVLFTLMAITTAVAIKIIGGLMLPALLIFPASSSTSATTPERMVVRSIVMAIIIFLLGFLASLFFDLPCGPSIVLVGVAVLITSKLTSFK; this is encoded by the coding sequence ATGATTGATCTCCTTGGGCAAAACTTCGTTCAACTTGCTCTGATAGCCGGATGTCTCCTTGCCATTCCACTTGGTATATTAGGATGCTTTACCCTTTGGCAACGCATGACTTTTTTCGGAGATGCTATGGGACATGCTGCAATTTCAGGCGTCGCCTTAGGCTTGTTGTTGAATCTTAGCCCAGAGATCGGTGTGCTTGCATCTTCATTAGTTGCTGTTTTGATTTTATCTCAACATCAAGAATCATCAAAACTTCCTCTGGATACATGGCTAGGCATGGTATCTTATGGGGGGCTCGCCTTAGGTTTAATTGTCTTATCGAAAAACCCAACCCTACAGATTAACCCCGAGACAATTTTATTCGGAGAGATTTTTGCAACCACATCGCGGGATATCACCCTTATTTTAGGGTGTACTCTCATGACAACTGTAATTTGCGTGGTATTCTGGAGATCCTTACTAACCCTCAGCATCAACGAAGATCTCGCCAAGACACAAACTATTAACGTTCGATTGATGAAAGCAGTCCTCTTTACCTTAATGGCTATTACTACTGCCGTTGCCATCAAAATCATAGGGGGACTGATGTTGCCTGCACTCCTTATATTTCCAGCATCCAGTTCAACCTCTGCCACCACACCTGAACGCATGGTCGTTCGATCTATCGTTATGGCAATCATTATCTTCCTTTTAGGTTTTCTTGCCTCCTTATTCTTTGACCTGCCCTGTGGACCAAGTATCGTCTTAGTTGGGGTCGCTGTCCTGATCACATCAAAATTAACCTCTTTCAAATAG
- a CDS encoding ATP-binding cassette domain-containing protein, giving the protein MDSPSVTLINLGYQDILTDISLRITKGKITTIIGPNGAGKTTLLKLILGLIKPSSGQIQYDKDIIFGYLPQKLKLNPLMPLTVERFLQLATPQQNTELKEKIAKILHRVGACHLKSRSLHVLSGGEMQRILLAHALMQTPDVLVLDEPAQGIDVMGQAELYSVIASIRDELGCAVILVSHDLHLVMAASDEVICLNQHVCCSGTPSDVAQHPSYAQLFGSKSEASSLAVYTHHHTHRHDEPCSGGKNHD; this is encoded by the coding sequence ATGGACAGCCCATCTGTTACCTTAATCAACTTAGGATACCAAGATATTCTGACGGATATCAGCCTCAGGATTACAAAAGGAAAAATCACGACCATTATTGGGCCAAATGGGGCAGGGAAAACAACTTTGCTCAAATTAATTCTAGGGCTCATCAAGCCTTCATCTGGACAAATCCAATATGACAAAGATATTATCTTTGGTTACTTGCCCCAAAAACTAAAACTCAATCCGCTCATGCCATTGACCGTTGAGAGATTCCTACAACTAGCAACCCCTCAGCAGAATACTGAGTTAAAAGAAAAAATTGCAAAAATACTCCACCGGGTTGGTGCTTGCCACCTTAAATCAAGATCACTACACGTCCTCTCTGGCGGTGAAATGCAACGAATCCTCTTAGCACATGCTCTGATGCAAACTCCGGATGTCTTGGTACTGGACGAACCTGCCCAAGGCATCGATGTAATGGGACAGGCTGAGTTATACTCTGTGATTGCCTCCATCCGCGATGAATTAGGATGCGCTGTTATCTTGGTTTCCCATGACCTCCATCTTGTCATGGCAGCCTCAGACGAAGTGATTTGTCTGAATCAACACGTTTGTTGTTCTGGCACCCCGTCAGATGTGGCTCAACATCCAAGCTATGCTCAACTGTTTGGATCAAAGTCTGAAGCCTCTAGCTTAGCCGTTTACACCCATCATCACACTCATCGTCACGACGAGCCTTGTTCAGGGGGTAAAAATCATGATTGA